The Pseudomonas sp. IAC-BECa141 genome contains the following window.
CAACATCATTCACCCCGCCGATCTGACTCGCGCCCAGAGCTTCTGTGATCACGAAGTGCTGGCCGGGCGCGATCACAGTCTCGATTACCGGGTGATCACCGCTGACGGCCGTTGTTTGTGGGTGCGTGACATTGTCAGCCTGATCGAACATGGCCACGAACCGGTGATGCGCGGCCTGATGATCGACATCAGCGAAACCAAGCGCACCGAAGAGGCGTTGCGCCTGTCGGAACAGAAATTCGCTTCGGTATTCCAGCAATGCCCGGACATTCTGGTCATCGCCCGGCTATCCGACGGCTGCCTGCTGGAGGTCAACGAAGCCTTCGAAGAACAGATCGGGCTGAAGGCCGAAGAGGTGATTGGCCAGACCGCTACCGAACTCAACATCTGGGGCATTCCCGGAGTCGGCCCGGGCCTGCTTCAGCGGCTGCAGGCCGGCAGCATTCGCAATCTGGAGATGCCCTTTCGCCGCAACAATGGCCAGGTGTTCACCGGGCTGATTTCCGCCGAACCCTTCGAGCTCGACACCACTCCCGCGCTGGTTGTGGTGGTCCGCGACATTACCCAGCTCAAGGAAACCCAACAGCAACTGCAAACTTCCGAAGAGAAGTTCGCCAAGGCCTTCCACGCCTCGCCAGACGGTCTGCTGCTGTCGCGCCAGAGCGATGGTCTGCTGCTGGAAGTCAACGAAGGTTTCAGTCGTATCACCGGTTTCAACAGCGCCATGTCGGTGGATCGCTCGACGCTGGACCTGGGAATCTGGGTCAACCTTAACGAACGCAAGCAAATGCTCGACCTGCTTCACCGCGACGGGTTCGTTCGCGACTTCAGCTGCCATATCCGCCGCAGCGACGGGCAGATCCGCCTCTGCGAGGTATCCAGCCGTCCGCTGCCGATCGGCGATGAAGATTGCATGCTGACCATCGCCCGGGACATTACCGAACGCCACCTGATGCAGGAAAAACTGCAACAGGCCGCGACCGTGTTCGAAAGCACTGCCGAGGGCGTGCTGATCACCGACACCCAGCAACACATCAGCGCGGTGAACCGGGCCTTCACCGAAATCACCGGCTACAGCGAAAGCGAAGCGCTCGGTCACACTCCGCGCCTGCTTGCATCTGGCCTGCACGACAGCGCGTTCTACGCGGCGATGTGGCATCAATTGACTGCCGAAGGTCATTGGCAGGGCGAAATCTCCAACCGGCGCAAGAACGGCGAGCTGTACCCGAGCTGGCTGACCATCAGCGCCGTGCGCAACCGCGACAAATTCATCACCCACTTCGTTGCTGTGTTCGCCGATATCTCCAGCCTCAAGCACGCCCAGGCCAAACTCGACTATCAGGCGCATCACGACCCGCTGACCGGCCTGCCGAACCGCACGCTGTTCGAAAGTCGCCTGTTGATGGCTCTCAATAGCCAGCAGGAAAACGGTGGTCAAGGTGCGGTGCTGTTTCTCGACCTCGACCGCTTCAAGCACATCAACGACAGCCTCGGTCACCCGGTCGGCGATCTGCTGCTCAAGGGGATCGCCGTGCGCCTGAAGGAGCAGCTGCGTGATATCGACACCGTCGCGCGCCTGGGGGGCGATGAATTCATCATTCTGTTGCCCGGCCTGCAACAGCCCGGCGATGCCGACAACATCGCCACCAAACTACTGAACTGCTTTGGCGCACCCTTCCAGGCCGGCGAGCATGAGTTCTTCATCAGCGCCAGCATCGGCACCAGCCTCTATCCGCGCGACGGCTGCGATGTTGCGACCCTGATCAAGAACGCGGACGCGGCGATGTATCGCTCCAAGGCCAAGGGCCGCAACCGGGTCGAAAGCTACACCCGCGATCTCACCGCCCAGGCCAGCGAGCGTGTGGCGCTGGAGCACGAACTTCGCCGAGCCATCGAGCGCGAGGAGTTGTACCTCTATTACCAACCGAAAATCAGCCTCGACGATCACAGTCTGGTCGGCGCCGAAGCCCTGATCCGCTGGCGCCACCCGAACTTCGGCGAAGTGCCGCCAGAGCACTTCATCCCGCTGGCGGAAGA
Protein-coding sequences here:
- a CDS encoding bifunctional diguanylate cyclase/phosphodiesterase, with translation MPRLASVLFLLSLMIWTATADALTLTDEERSWLAAHPDLRLGVDASWPPFEFRDDQNRYQGLAADYIDVIRQRLAVKLTPIEPVSWTVVLEQAKNGTIDLLPGIMSTPERQSYLSFTRPYLDFPIVILAHVGGPQPRKLEELYGLKIAVVENYAPHELLRTHHPDLNLVAMPNVSSALQALATDEVDAVVGDLASSVWSLRQLKLDGLYVSGETPYRYQLAMGVPRDNKVLVGILDKVLADMSPEEISSIQEHWVGNVLDHRTFWSDLLVYGLPGLLLLVIVLAMVIRINRRLSSEIARRIDLEQELRSSEYHYRGLVESLSAIAWEARISDFTYSYVSPHAEDLLGYPLSHWLIPGFWRNIIHPADLTRAQSFCDHEVLAGRDHSLDYRVITADGRCLWVRDIVSLIEHGHEPVMRGLMIDISETKRTEEALRLSEQKFASVFQQCPDILVIARLSDGCLLEVNEAFEEQIGLKAEEVIGQTATELNIWGIPGVGPGLLQRLQAGSIRNLEMPFRRNNGQVFTGLISAEPFELDTTPALVVVVRDITQLKETQQQLQTSEEKFAKAFHASPDGLLLSRQSDGLLLEVNEGFSRITGFNSAMSVDRSTLDLGIWVNLNERKQMLDLLHRDGFVRDFSCHIRRSDGQIRLCEVSSRPLPIGDEDCMLTIARDITERHLMQEKLQQAATVFESTAEGVLITDTQQHISAVNRAFTEITGYSESEALGHTPRLLASGLHDSAFYAAMWHQLTAEGHWQGEISNRRKNGELYPSWLTISAVRNRDKFITHFVAVFADISSLKHAQAKLDYQAHHDPLTGLPNRTLFESRLLMALNSQQENGGQGAVLFLDLDRFKHINDSLGHPVGDLLLKGIAVRLKEQLRDIDTVARLGGDEFIILLPGLQQPGDADNIATKLLNCFGAPFQAGEHEFFISASIGTSLYPRDGCDVATLIKNADAAMYRSKAKGRNRVESYTRDLTAQASERVALEHELRRAIEREELYLYYQPKISLDDHSLVGAEALIRWRHPNFGEVPPEHFIPLAEENGMILQIGDWVLETACRQMFEWGQIYESLGPLSVNLAGAQLRQPNLLGRIEQLLKDNRLRPELLQLEITENFIMSQAEEALAVLHQLKHLGVQLAIDDFGTGYSSLSYLKRLPLDILKIDQSFVRGLPDDPHDAAIVRAIIALGRSMQFTVIAEGVETQAQQQFLTAEGCEQIQGYIVSLPLPPEEFAATFLRIAVSDFSDSTAEKPSL